One part of the Coffea eugenioides isolate CCC68of chromosome 10, Ceug_1.0, whole genome shotgun sequence genome encodes these proteins:
- the LOC113749441 gene encoding uncharacterized protein LOC113749441 isoform X1, translated as MEPVASVVDKLKDFAKSSQDLLARGILHWPQNFNRRNPIEILKRLQREAFSDIMKLRDRQDKVERMLTFYKTSKATPFQEASTRVRGDIDVVGAMFMVDNFDDQQHQTVQNAGIRTGVDLKLVFETVIREKDMLVAEFVAVRKDQGNTLERPLSLGKLLYSANVSDWFSAVAIPMGATCSDVAVDMSSFHKDKGFSEYSAYGPPFLNQKNGSALGIMVKKSNVVASLAQFVSGLGLPTNCSEITNCFGTFGQVVYQLSQSTKLSLLGVHKVPKLSNQRLRLGAMTTPFSIFRQRKLSETSIEENGLQIETYGEGERLDGSVALMLESELDESTRIGGWIEMKQSNTRHLQWAVSMSDTPEDDLGWGLSMGGLVQGSRSWDYFQVEAFLNFSFGKRFRFQPAVVYLADRTSHFPAFLLRSSWSL; from the exons ATGGAGCCAGTGGCTTCGGTGGTGGATAAATTGAAAGATTTTGCTAAATCCTCTCAGGACCTGTTGGCTCGTGGCATCCTTCACTGGCCACAAAATTTCAACCGCCGAAATCCG ATTGAAATTTTGAAGCGGTTGCAACGAGAAGCCTTTTCTGATATTatgaaactaagagataggcAAGACAAGGTGGAACGAATGCTGACGTTTTATAAAACTTCAAAAGCAACTCCATTCCAAGAGGCTAGTACCCGTGTAAGGGGAGATATAGATGTGGTTGGTGCAATGTTTATGGTGGACAATTTTGATGATCAGCAACATCAAACAGTTCAAAATGCAGGTATTCGGACTGGCGTGGATCTAAAACTTGTATTTGAAACAGTCATTAGGGAGAAAGATATGCTTGTCGCAGAGTTTGTGGCTGTTAGAAAAGACCAAGGCAACACTTTGGAAAGGCCACTGTCATTGGGAAAGCTTCTCTATTCAGCAAATGTCAGTGATTGGTTTTCTGCGGTTGCTATCCCTATGGGTGCTACATGCAGTGATGTTGCAGTTGATATGAGCTCTTTTCATAAG GACAAGGGCTTCTCCGAGTATTCAGCGTATGGACCACCCTTCCTGAATCAGAAGAATGGAAGTGCTCTTGGCATAATGGTCAAGAAGTCAAATGTTGTTGCCTCATTGGCTCAGTTTGTTTCTGGACTAGGATTGCCAACCAACTGTAGTGAAATCACGAATTGCTTCGGCACTTTTGGGCAAGTTGTCTATCAACTATCTCAAAGTACAAAACTCTCACTTTTGGGTGTCCATAAAGTgccaaaattatcaaatcaaagaCTGCGTCTTGGAGCTATGACAACCCCTTTCAGCATTTTTAGGCAACGTAAACTTTCTGAAACATCTATTGAGGAAAATGGTTTGCAGATTGAAACATATGGGGAAGGGGAACGGTTGGATGGATCTGTTGCGCTGATGCTTGAATCAGAGCTTGATGAGAGCACACGAATAGGTGGTTGGATTGAAATGAAACAATCAAACACTAGACATCTACAGTGGGCTGTTAGCATGTCTGACACGCCTGAAGACGATCTTGGCTGGGGCTTAAGCATGGGTGGTCTGGTCCAAGGTTCAAGAAGTTGGGACTATTTTCAGGTAGAAGCCTTCCTAAATTTTAGTTTTGGTAAACGATTTAGATTTCAGCCAGCTGTTGTATACTTGGCTGATAGAACTTCTCACTTTCCTGCTTTCTTGTTACGGTCAAGTTGGTCCCTCTAA
- the LOC113749441 gene encoding uncharacterized protein LOC113749441 isoform X2: MKLRDRQDKVERMLTFYKTSKATPFQEASTRVRGDIDVVGAMFMVDNFDDQQHQTVQNAGIRTGVDLKLVFETVIREKDMLVAEFVAVRKDQGNTLERPLSLGKLLYSANVSDWFSAVAIPMGATCSDVAVDMSSFHKDKGFSEYSAYGPPFLNQKNGSALGIMVKKSNVVASLAQFVSGLGLPTNCSEITNCFGTFGQVVYQLSQSTKLSLLGVHKVPKLSNQRLRLGAMTTPFSIFRQRKLSETSIEENGLQIETYGEGERLDGSVALMLESELDESTRIGGWIEMKQSNTRHLQWAVSMSDTPEDDLGWGLSMGGLVQGSRSWDYFQVEAFLNFSFGKRFRFQPAVVYLADRTSHFPAFLLRSSWSL; the protein is encoded by the exons atgaaactaagagataggcAAGACAAGGTGGAACGAATGCTGACGTTTTATAAAACTTCAAAAGCAACTCCATTCCAAGAGGCTAGTACCCGTGTAAGGGGAGATATAGATGTGGTTGGTGCAATGTTTATGGTGGACAATTTTGATGATCAGCAACATCAAACAGTTCAAAATGCAGGTATTCGGACTGGCGTGGATCTAAAACTTGTATTTGAAACAGTCATTAGGGAGAAAGATATGCTTGTCGCAGAGTTTGTGGCTGTTAGAAAAGACCAAGGCAACACTTTGGAAAGGCCACTGTCATTGGGAAAGCTTCTCTATTCAGCAAATGTCAGTGATTGGTTTTCTGCGGTTGCTATCCCTATGGGTGCTACATGCAGTGATGTTGCAGTTGATATGAGCTCTTTTCATAAG GACAAGGGCTTCTCCGAGTATTCAGCGTATGGACCACCCTTCCTGAATCAGAAGAATGGAAGTGCTCTTGGCATAATGGTCAAGAAGTCAAATGTTGTTGCCTCATTGGCTCAGTTTGTTTCTGGACTAGGATTGCCAACCAACTGTAGTGAAATCACGAATTGCTTCGGCACTTTTGGGCAAGTTGTCTATCAACTATCTCAAAGTACAAAACTCTCACTTTTGGGTGTCCATAAAGTgccaaaattatcaaatcaaagaCTGCGTCTTGGAGCTATGACAACCCCTTTCAGCATTTTTAGGCAACGTAAACTTTCTGAAACATCTATTGAGGAAAATGGTTTGCAGATTGAAACATATGGGGAAGGGGAACGGTTGGATGGATCTGTTGCGCTGATGCTTGAATCAGAGCTTGATGAGAGCACACGAATAGGTGGTTGGATTGAAATGAAACAATCAAACACTAGACATCTACAGTGGGCTGTTAGCATGTCTGACACGCCTGAAGACGATCTTGGCTGGGGCTTAAGCATGGGTGGTCTGGTCCAAGGTTCAAGAAGTTGGGACTATTTTCAGGTAGAAGCCTTCCTAAATTTTAGTTTTGGTAAACGATTTAGATTTCAGCCAGCTGTTGTATACTTGGCTGATAGAACTTCTCACTTTCCTGCTTTCTTGTTACGGTCAAGTTGGTCCCTCTAA
- the LOC113749168 gene encoding GDSL esterase/lipase EXL3-like, whose protein sequence is MGFLLMKRSPHPLSSNFTRSRLLSVALFYYCCLFLLMFSNSGEARVKLPKNATVTAVFAFGDSIVDQGNNNNLSSLVKCNFHPYGKDFAGGVPTGRFSNAKTPPDIIAEELGVKDIVPAYLDPHLQPNDLQTGVSFASGGSGYDPQTPQLVSVISLQQQLEYFKEYIGKLKRLVGGEKASYILANAMFLIVAGSDDIANTYFTFGVRKAQYDVNSYADLMVSSASSFIQDLHKLGASKIAVFSVPPIGCVPSQRTLAGGSLRVCAPSQNQAAQLVNGKLSAEISSLSRNYPQGKIVYIEVFQPLLDIIQNPGNYGFEVVDYGCCGTGQVEVAILCNEYTKTCEDDSKYLFWDSYHPTEQGYRMLVKQILENYLNDFF, encoded by the exons ATGGGTTTTCTCCTCATGAAACGGTCTCCTCATCCGTTGTCTTCCAATTTCACTCGGTCACGTTTGCTATCAGTGGCTTTGTTCTACTACTGCTGTCTGTTCctgttaatgttttccaactcAGGTGAGGCTCGGGTGAAGCTACCGAAAAATGCAACAGTAACAGCTGTTTTCGCTTTTGGAGACTCCATAGTTGATCAGGGTAACAACAACAATCTTTCCTCACTGGTAAAGTGCAACTTTCATCCTTATGGAAAGGACTTTGCTGGCGGTGTTCCAACGGGAAGGTTTAGCAATGCTAAGACACCTCCGGACATAATTG CTGAAGAACTAGGAGTTAAAGATATCGTGCCAGCTTATCTTGACCCGCACTTGCAACCCAATGATCTCCAAACTGGTGTAAGTTTTGCTTCAGGAGGCTCCGGATATGATCCCCAGACTCCTCAATTAGTG TCGGTGATATCGCTACAGCAGCAATTAGAATACTTCAAGGAATACATTGGCAAGCTCAAACGTCTCGTCGGAGGAGAAAAAGCCAGCTACATTCTAGCAAACGCCATGTTCTTGATAGTAGCAGGCAGTGATGACATTGCCAACACGTACTTCACCTTTGGGGTTCGGAAAGCACAGTACGATGTTAATTCTTACGCTGATCTTATGGTATCCTCAGCTTCCAGTTTTATACAG GATTTGCATAAACTTGGCGCAAGCAAAATTGCTGTTTTTAGTGTCCCACCGATAGGATGTGTGCCATCTCAGAGAACCCTAGCGGGAGGTTCTTTAAGAGTTTGTGCTCCCAGCCAAAACCAAGCAGCCCAATTGGTCAATGGGAAGCTTTCAGCTGAGATTAGTTCTCTCAGCAGAAATTATCCTCAGGGAAAGATTGTTTACATTGAAGTTTTTCAACCTCTACTTGATATCATCCAGAATCCAGGAAATTATG GTTTTGAAGTTGTGGATTATGGGTGCTGCGGTACGGGGCAAGTAGAGGTAGCGATTTTATGCAACGAATACACCAAGACGTGTGAAGATGACTCTAAGTATCTGTTTTGGGATAGTTACCATCCCACAGAGCAAGGATACAGGATGCTGGTCAAACAGATTCTCGAAAATTATCTTAATGACTTCTTCTAA
- the LOC113748973 gene encoding protein FREE1 translates to MQQGDFSSYYQYPQNPNPNPNPIPAPLPPTHQATPSPPPYASAPPFSANYGPASDYLSSYPGSSYPSYPQNPNPAPTAPSFNTPPPPAPPQQAQPSSPFPQFETHGPYPQAPPHQSKPPPPPQPYFSTYDHHQQPPPPQPSYSSAPSPNSISKSAYSSAYPSQFNQLSSSVPPVYDSPYDHNVTFDQPGSYFEGFPARYGGSGRERSDFGSNFYGKLGDGGGYGIDDYGDGVYAYQGSKVEPYGARGTAPKSSTWSGFDDFGRPIGYSSEKERPSVASSMKIVRAVPKADTQQDVKSGVQKFRVKLLAESGGQSTMDVLCQIGLDGIRMLDPSTSRTLRIYPLDTITRCEVTSPSTFSFWSKSSVDIEPRRIRLQSSSYTTNTLLDTVTAATVQFKEMGGRSRPAESSKITEQPTDKKKGLADWMAFMKPVNEEKDHWIPDEAASKCTACGTDFNAFVRKHHCRNCGDIFCDKCTHGRIALTADQNAPVVRVCDRCMVEVSHRLTNAKEASSRSTALHSHEDLAKKLQEEMERNRKASSGSRSDGSGKRMKEVACPTCTVHLQVQVPSSGSETIECGVCQHPFLVSAH, encoded by the exons ATGCAACAAGGCGATTTTAGCTCCTACTATCAGTATCCACAAAACCCAAACCCGAATCCGAATCCAATACCAGCTCCACTTCCTCCCACCCATCAAGCAACTCCTTCACCGCCGCCCTACGCCTCTGCGCCGCCCTTCTCGGCCAATTACGGCCCTGCCTCGGATTACCTTAGCTCTTATCCTGGCTCTTCTTATCCTTCATATCCCCAAAATCCCAATCCTGCCCCCACTGCCCCTTCCTTCAATACTCCGCCTCCTCCTGCTCCACCTCAGCAAGCTCAACCTTCTTCTCCATTTCCCCAATTCGAAACGCATGGGCCCTACCCACAGGCCCCTCCTCACCAATCAAAACCGCCACCACCTCCACAGCCCTATTTCTCAACCTACGACCACCACCAGCAGCCTCCACCACCACAGCCCAGTTACTCTTCTGCTCCTAGCCCTAATTCCATTTCCAAGTCAGCCTATTCTTCAGCCTACCCATCTCAATTCAACCAACTAAGCTCCTCTGTTCCACCTGTTTATGATAGCCCATATGATCATAATGTGACATTTGATCAACCAGGCAGCTATTTTGAGGGTTTTCCGGCCAGATATGGAGGTTCTGGTCGGGAAAGATCGGATTTTGGATCAAATTTTTATGGGAAATTAGGCGACGGCGGTGGGTATGGCATAGATGACTATGGTGACGGGGTCTATGCATACCAAGGGAGTAAGGTGGAGCCTTATGGGGCTCGAGGCACGGCTCCAAAGTCGTCGACTTGGTctggttttgatgattttggGAGGCCAATTGGGTATTCTTCAGAGAAGGAGAGGCCTTCTGTTGCTTCAAGTATGAAGATAGTGAGGGCTGTGCCAAAGGCGGATACCCAGCAGGATGTGAAGAGCGGGGTGCAGAAGTTTAGAGTTAAGCTATTGGCTGAAAGTGGCGGCCAGAGCACCATGGATGTTCTTTGCCAG ATTGGCTTGGATGGGATTCGCATGCTTGACCCAAGCACCAGTCGGACACTGAGAATATATCCCCTTGACACAATAACTAGATGTGAA GTAACATCACCATcaaccttttccttttggtcgAAAAGTTCTGTTGACATTGAACCAAGGCGCATTAGGTTGCAGTCAAGTAGTTATACAACAAATACTCTTTTGGACACAGTGACTGCCGCAACTGTACAG TTCAAGGAGATGGGAGGAAGAAGTAGACCTGCAGAATCTTCTAAGATTACGGAACAGCCCACTGACAAGAAAAAAGGTCTTGCTGATTGGATGGCTTTCATGAAGCCTGTCAATGAGGAAAAAGACCATTGG ATTCCCGATGAGGCGGCCTCCAAATGCACAGCTTGTGGGACGGACTTTAATGCCTTTGTGCGCAAG CATCACTGCAGAAATTGTGGAGATATTTTCTGTGACAAGTGCACGCATGGAAGGATAGCACTTACCGCTGATCAGAATGCTCCAGTTGTCAGGGTTTGTGATCGTTGCATG GTCGAAGTTTCCCATAGATTGACTAACGCCAAGGAAGCCTCCAGCAGATCAACTGCATTGCACAGTCACGAGGATCTTGCAAAGAAGCTTCAG GAGGAGATGGAGAGAAACCGCAAGGCATCATCAG GTTCAAGGTCAGATGGCTCTGGAAAGCGGATGAAAGAGGTTGCATGCCCTACTTGCACAGTTCATTTGCAG GTTCAAGTTCCCAGCTCTGGATCAGAGACCATAGAGTGTGGTGTTTGCCAGCATCCATTTCTTGTCAGTGCTCACTGA